One window from the genome of Paramormyrops kingsleyae isolate MSU_618 chromosome 3, PKINGS_0.4, whole genome shotgun sequence encodes:
- the LOC111857167 gene encoding probable polypeptide N-acetylgalactosaminyltransferase 8, giving the protein MRLGALRGLVFPLAAASVALYVIYALRGLRFHAEQDAAVGREILRKLETVERSIGELVKSADIQGLKVVNNSRVKKLYPNSELFSSWGEGLSEKEQREAEVLFWKYGYNAFLSSRLPLDRDIPDTRDPRCVNRVYPENLPTVSVVLIYLDEAASVIQRAVQSIIARTPAHLLKEIILVDDHSSNDDLKESLDSHIRSVHEERPGLVKVVRHTEQLGLTQARISGWEVATGDVVAIFDAHIEVHVKWAEPLLARIKADRTVVVSPVFDKVNFDDLQVTPYEASAHAFDWALWCMYESFRPDWYKMSDGSQPGKSPSIMGILVADRLFLGEIGLLDGGMEVYGGENVELGIRVWLCGGSIEVVPCSKIAHIERAHKPYMLDLSITMKRNALRVAEVWMDDYKRNVNIAWNLPIKDHGIDIGDVSERRELRERLKCKPFQWYLENVYPELDPLDDLLGYGVLVNDLKTDMCVDQGVIPGSVPVLYGCHFYSAQYCYYRKTGEIYIGGIKSHKYSSNRCLVDPGVGSTPALHECNLPKEKRFHMLWNFKQGWAIKNRDTRRCLEIAMGDDMYYNLVIQKCTGQRWTIQYVIEDF; this is encoded by the exons ATGAGGCTCGGGGCGCTCCGAGGGCTAGTCTTCCCACTGGCCGCCGCCTCGGTCGCGCTCTACGTGATCTACGCCCTGCGAGGGCTGCGCTTCCACGCCGAGCAGGACGCGGCTGTGGGTCGGGAGATCCTGCGAAAGCTGGAGACGGTGGAGCGCAGCATCGGCGAGCTGG TTAAATCAGCAGACATTCAGGGTCTGAAAGTTGTGAACAACTCAAGGGTAAAGAAGCTGTATCCAAATTCCGAGCTCTTCAGCAGCTGGGGAGAGGGGCTTTCTGAGAAGGAGCAGAGGGAGGCTGAGGTGCTGTTTTGGAAGTATGGCTACAACGCCTTCCTCAGCAGCCGGCTGCCTTTGGACAGGGACATCCCTGACACGAGAGACCCCAG ATGTGTGAATAGAGTGTACCCAGAGAATCTTCCCACTGTCAGCGTTGTGCTGATTTACCTGGATGAGGCCGCTTCTGTCATCCAAAGAGCCGTCCAAAGCATCATTGCTAGAACACCAGCTCACCTGCTGAAGGAGATCATACTGGTAGATGACCACAGCTCTAATG ATGACTTGAAAGAGAGTTTGGACAGCCACATCCGCTCTGTCCACGAGGAGAGACCCGGCCTTGTGAAGGTGGTGAGACACACAGAGCAGCTGGGACTCACCCAGGCCCGCATCTCTGGGTGGGAGGTGGCCACAGGTGATGTGGTGGCCATCTTTGATGCCCACATTGAAGTCCATGTGAAATG GGCAGAGCCTCTGCTGGCCCGGATCAAGGCCGACCGGACCGTGGTGGTCAGCCCCGTGTTCGACAAGGTGAATTTCGATGACCTGCAAGTCACACCATACGAGGCTTCTGCCCACGCCTTCGACTGGGCCCTGTGGTGCATGTATGAGTCCTTCAGACCTGATTGGTACAAGATGAGTGATGGTTCTCAACCTGGGAA GAGTCCCTCCATCATGGGTATTCTGGTTGCTGACCGGTTATTCTTAGGAGAAATTGGTTTACTAGACGGTGGGATGGAGGTCTATGGTGGTGAGAATGTGGAGCTGGGGATACGT GTGTGGCTGTGTGGGGGCAGCATAGAGGTGGTCCCATGCTCCAAGATCGCCCACATCGAGAGAGCCCACAAACCCTACATGCTTGACCTCAGCATCACCATGAAGAGGAATGCGTTGAGGGTAGCCGAGGTCTGGATGGACGATTACAAGAGGAACGTCAATATTGCCTGGAATCTTCCCATCAAG GATCACGGGATCGACATCGGGGACGTTTCCGAGAGGAGGGAGCTGCGGGAGAGGTTGAAGTGCAAACCCTTCCAGTGGTACCTGGAGAACGTCTATCCCGAGCTGGATCCCTTAGATGACCTGCTGGGCTATGGTGTG CTGGTTAATGACCTAAAAACAGACATGTGTGTTGATCAAGGGGTGATTCCAGGGAGTGTTCCTGTTCTATATGGATGTCATTTCTACTCAGCCCAG TATTGTTACTACAGGAAAACTGGAGAGATCTACATTGGAGGCATTAAATCTCACAAGTACAGCAGTAATCGTTGTCTGGTGGACCCCGGCGTGGGCAGCACGCCAGCCCTACACGAATGTAACCTGCCGAAAGAGAAGCGCTTCCACATGCTGTGGAACTTCAAGCAG GGATGGGCTATAAAGAACAGAGACACAAGAAGGTGCCTGGAGATAGCTATGGGAGATGACATGTACTACAACCTAGTCATTCAGAAGTGCACCGGACAGCGCTGGACGATTCAATATGTAATAGAAGACTTCTGA
- the ribc2 gene encoding RIB43A-like with coiled-coils protein 2, giving the protein MFPAAVRWSDCEPAAVTRVRVGTMRGSELQSDQVEAVSLARKRDRETQRQGRIFNAKLRTIGIDKDALDYQVRERKEQERKEADTQRSYAADLLLSDRISCLLEQRQRKEQRRLEGAILQFRRDFQQPENRREFDLNDPALLRKQRGGLVLPGLVGEDPGSAERHRRQQEQMRDWSLQQRRELESARLQQRLEDQRYEDSRITMDHRAVQLQNIEADHRRSVAMATKDFNLAMAAESSERRRQARLQEEAANGEEILNQLQGPLLSESLGYGDRLRRTQPSSYKGMNQDQLRQIRECQRQQVEDRQRAHLEQQRRQLEWDGRSQAAEHHGLLLERQQARLSRQLRRALDSANAQLASEQRTQKDYLEKEVFTNSPDSRYFAQFNTTSR; this is encoded by the exons ATGTTTCCCGCGGCGGTGCGGTGGAGCGACTGCGAGCCGGCGGCTGTCACCAGGGTTCGGGTGGGCACGATGCGTGGGAGCGAGCTTCAGTCGGACCAGGTGGAGGCCGTCAGCCTCGCCCGGAAAAGGGATCGGGAGACCCAGAGGCAGGGCAGGATCTTCAACGCAAAACTCAGAACAATTGGG ATTGATAAAGACGCTTTAGATTACCAGGTGAGAGAACGCAAAGAACAGGAGAGGAAAGAAGCGGACACACAGAGATCATATG CTGCTGATCTGCTTCTCAGTGACCGAATCAGCTGCCTGCTGGAGCAGAGACAGCGGAAAGAGCAGCGACGTCTAGAGGGCGCTATTTTGCAGTTCCGGCGTGACTTCCAGCAGCCCGAGAACCGGCGCGAGTTCGACCTGAACGACCCGGCCCTGCTGAGGAAGCAGCGGGGGGGTCTGGTGCTGCCCGGGCTGGTTGGGGAGGATCCGGGCAGCGCCGAGCGTCACCGCAGGCAGCAGGAGCAGATGCGGGATTGGTCGCTGCAGCAACGGCGCGAGCTGGAATCGGCGAGGCTCCAGCAGCGGCTGGAAG ACCAGCGGTATGAGGACAGCAGGATCACAATGGACCACCGGGCCGTCCAGCTCCAGAATATCGAAGCGGATCACAGGAGATCGGTTGCCATGGCCACCAAAGACTTCAACTTAGCCATG GCGGCGGAATCCTCCGAGAGGCGACGTCAGGCGCGACTGCAGGAGGAGGCGGCTAACGGAGAGGAGATCCTGAACCAGCTGCAGGGACCGCTGCTGAGCGAGAGCCTGGGGTATGGCGACCGCCTGCGTCGTACGCAGCCCAGCAGCTACAAGGGCATGAACCAGGATCAGCTGAGGCAGATCAGGGAGTGCCAGAGGCAGCAGGTGGAGGACAGACAG AGAGCCCATCTGGAGCAGCAGCGGCGGCAGCTGGAGTGGGATGGGCGGAGCCAGGCCGCGGAGCACCACGGCCTCCTGCTGGAGAGACAGCAGGCACGGCTCAGCAGGCAGCTGCGCCGTGCCCTGGACAGCGCCAACGCCCAGCTGGCCAGCGAGCAGCGAACGCA GAAGGACTACCTGGAGAAGGAGGTGTTCACTAACAGTCCTGACAGCCGCTACTTCGCGCAGTTTAACACCACCAGTCGATAA
- the LOC111857503 gene encoding adenosine deaminase 2-A-like, with amino-acid sequence MLVSQLPGSLLIALLPVLLLCWADLCHGIPDRHKRDILKQQEASRQIGGRVLLTEKERQLNTQLQKLKEQEMAGPQFPPAMHFFKARPLIQRSPVFNLLRKMPKGAALHIHSLSLVDVEWLVKNVTYRPHCYMCVTEDGSVRFRFSSRQPRCHLQCFPWVLLETLRRKLGNTSDLDDSLMRKLTLFTADPEAAYSSQDVVWQRFEQAFAAASGLVGYAPVFKDYFYQGLQQLHADNIMYLELRSGLSGAYELDGSTHDRAWCLQAYQDVTRQFVFRHPGFLGARIIFTVHRSQTISTMKERVKEAIDLQKAFPEVMAGFDLVGREDSGRPLWYFREALSLPADLGVTLPYFFHAGETNQEGTEVDGNVLDALLFNTSRIGHGFAMAHHPLAKELSRKMGVAVEVCPISNQVLKLVSDLRNHPASTLMSEGHPLVISSDDPALFGAAGLSYDFYEAFMGIGGMSSHLGTLKDLAYNSLWYSSLSPQLKEKALKIWSTKWDEFISQNSQ; translated from the exons ATGCTAGTATCACAATTGCCAGGGTCCTTGCTGATAGCTCTTTTACCAGTGCTGCTGTTGTGCTGGGCTGATCTGTGTCATGGGATTCCTGACCGCCATAAGAGGGACATCCTAAAGCAGCAGGAGGCCTCCAGGCAGATAGGGGGCAGAGTGCTGCTGACGGAGAAGGAGAGGCAACTCAACACTCAGCTTCAAAAACTGAAAGAGCAGGAAATGGCCGGGCCGCAGTTCCCTCCTGCTATGCACTTCTTCAAAGCGCGGCCACTGATACAGCGCAGTCCGGTTTTCAACCTGCTGAGAAAGATGCCCAAAG GAGCAGCTCTGCACATCCATAGCTTGTCTCTGGTTGACGTAGAATGGCTGGTGAAGAATGTCACCTACAGGCCGCACTGCTACATGTGCGTCACCGAGGACGGCTCCGTACGCTTCCGCTTCTCCAGCCGGCAGCCCCGCTGCCACCTGCAGTGCTTCCCCTGGGTGCTGCTGGAGACGTTGAGGAGGAAGCTGGGTAACACCAGCGACCTTGACGACAG TTTGATGAGGAAACTCACCCTGTTCACTGCAGACCCAGAGGCTGCATACTCCAGCCAGGATGTCGTCTGGCAGAGGTTTGAACAGGCTTTCGCTGCCGCTTCTGGATTGGTTGGCTATGCCCCCGTGTTCAAGGACTATTTCTACCAGGGTCTGCAGCAGCTGCATGCAGACAACATCATGTATCTTGAGCTGAGGTCTGGGCTCTCGGGG GCTTATGAGCTCGATGGCAGCACACATGACCGAGCCTGGTGCCTCCAGGCCTATCAGGACGTCACCAGACAGTTTGTTTTCCGGCATCCAGGTTTCCTGGGCGCTCGCATCATCTTCACCGTCCACAG GAGTCAGACAATCTCTACAATGAAAGAGAGGGTGAAGGAGGCCATAGACCTACAGAAAGCATTTCCAGAGGTCATGGCGGGATTTGACCTT GTGGGCCGTGAGGACAGCGGCAGGCCCCTGTGGTACTTCAGGGAGGCCCTGTCTCTGCCAGCAGACCTCGGAGTCACCCTGCCCTACTTCTTCCACGCAGGAGAGACCA ACCAGGAGGGCACAGAGGTGGACGGGAATGTGCTCGACGCCCTGCTGTTTAACACCTCTCGCATTGGCCACGGCTTTGCTATGGCTCACCACCCATTGGCCAAGGAGCTCTCCAGGAAGATGGGGGTGGCTGTGGAGGTGTGTCCCATTTCCAACCAG GTCCTGAAGCTGGTCTCAGATCTGCGGAACCACCCTGCCAGCACGCTGATGTCTGAGGGACATCCTCTGGTGATCAGCTCTGACGACCCGGCCCTCTTCGGGGCGGCTGGGCTCTCGTACGATTTTTACGAGGCTTTCATGGGCATCGGCGGGATGAGCTCCCACCTGGGCACCCTCAAAGACCTGGCCTACAATTCCCTCTG GTACAGCTCCCTGTCTCCTCAGCTGAAGGAGAAAGCGCTGAAGATCTGGAGTACAAAGTGGGATGAATTCATATCCCAGAATTCCCAGTAG